The proteins below are encoded in one region of Thunnus maccoyii chromosome 24, fThuMac1.1, whole genome shotgun sequence:
- the LOC121891943 gene encoding OX-2 membrane glycoprotein-like: protein MANRAVLYFLFMVEVFPKGLTVVIETQQAVMAAVGEEVPFSCQLMQSRDVLQVTWQKLSPDGKNKDLGSYNKYFGQTVNPGFKGKVEFKDAGLQNCSIIIRKVMEQDEGCYLCLFNTYPDGSLTGRTCLQLYELHEPILQIRESNSTEETVVSCSATGRPAPTVTLNVTQQDLYFSHSSTVSVTNTNGTVTVTTTAVLSGFHENDAQVGCAARLLSVPEIQVFMTIPAVKQSSADDFTLIVALFVTVAVVCAVVITLVTVLLRRKNKNRDAESKTPQKPIKDTHECKTPLMEEVNEQIRRRTPQEKSPKGEKPEPPSQHTAGSLFTKPIKDNYECKTPLMEEVNEQIRRRTPQEKSPKGEKPEPPSQHTAGSLFTKPIKDNYECTPLMEKENQQIRKRTSQKKNPKGEKPEPPSKRIARSLFSDKQPARL, encoded by the exons GTCTAACAGTTGTGATAGAAACACAACAGGCTGTGATGGCAGCAGTAGGAGAAGAGGTCCCCTTCAGCTGTCAGCTCATGCAGTCTAGAGATGTTCTTCAGGTCACATGGCAGAAACTTTCACCTGATGGGAAGAACAAGGATCTTGGCAGCTACAACAAATACTTTGGGCAAACAGTGAATCCTGGTTTTAAGGGGAAAGTGGAGTTTAAAGATGCTGGACTGCAGAACTGCTCCATAATTATCAGGAAGGTGATGGAGCAGGATGAAGGCTgctatctctgtttgtttaacacGTATCCTGATGGTTCTCTGACAGGCAGAACCTGCCTCCAACTCTATG agcTGCATGAACCCATTCTACAaatcagagaatcaaactcTACTGAAGAGACAGTTGTGTCCTGCTCGGCCACAGGTCGTCCTGCTCCCACAGTAACTCTGAATGTCACACAACAAGACCTCTACTTCTCTCACAGCAGCACAGTCAGTGTCACCAACACCAACGGTACAGTCACCGTCACCACTACAGCTGTGCTGTCTGGTTTCCATGAAAACGATGCACAGGTTGGATGTGCAGCACGACTGCTCTCAGTCCCTGAAATTCAGGTGTTTATGACGATTCCTGCGGTGAAACAATCGTCTGCTGATG ATTTCACTTTGATCGTTGCATTGTTTGTGACAGTGGCTGTTGTTTGTGCTGTAGTCATCACTCTCGTCACTGTCCTGCTCAGACGTAAAAATAAGAACAG GGATGCTGAGAGCAAGACGCCACAAAAACCAATCAAAGACACTCATGA GTGCAAAACACCTTTAATGGAGGAGGTGAATGAGCAGATCAGGAGACGAACACCTCAGGAGAAAAGTCCAAAAGGGGAGAAACCAGAACCACCATCTCAACACACAGCAGGAAGTCTATTTACCAAACCAATCAAAGACAATTATGA GTGCAAAACACCTTTAATGGAGGAGGTGAATGAGCAGATCAGGAGACGAACACCTCAGGAGAAAAGTCCAAAAGGGGAGAAACCAGAACCACCATCTCAACACACAGCAGGAAGTCTATTTACCAAACCAATCAAAGACAATTATGA GTGCACACCTTTAATGGAGAAGGAGAACCAGCAGATCAGGAAACGGACATCTCAGAAGAAAAATCCAAAAGGGGAGAAACCAGAACCACCATCTAAACGCATAGCAAGAAGTCTATTTAGTGACAAACAACCAGCAAGACTGTAG